The following are encoded together in the Bacillus cereus group sp. RP43 genome:
- the argH gene encoding argininosuccinate lyase, with the protein MKQSKEEFIKNEGADFPGKTYVDCVLQHVFNFQRNYLLKDMFQVHRAHITMLTEEKLMKREEAKVILTALKKVEGIPKEKLLYTEQHEDLFFLVEHLLSQEAKCEFVSNMHIGRSRNDMGVTMYRMSLRQFVLRLMEHHLLLQESMLELAGEHMETIMPAYTHTQPAQPTTFGHYVLAIYDTMQRDLERMKKAYHLLNHSPMGAAALSTTSFPIKRKRVAQLLGFTNVIENSYDAVAGADYLLEVSSLLMVIMTNTSRWIHDFLLLATKEYDGITVAKPYVQISSIMPQKRNPVSIEHARAITSSALGEAFTVFQMIHNTPFGDIVDTEDDLQPYLYKGIEKAIRVFCIMNAVIRTMKVEEETLKSRSYKHAITITDFADVLTKNYEIPFRHAHHAASAIANMSLEQKKELHELNFKDINVYLQENLKVNLLEEEWKEIISPEAFIQKRNVYGGPSKKEMERMINKRKESFRKEEELFEKEKKRVLHAENDLNTLVSNIIES; encoded by the coding sequence ATGAAACAGAGTAAAGAAGAGTTTATTAAAAATGAAGGCGCTGATTTCCCTGGGAAAACATATGTAGATTGTGTATTACAGCATGTATTTAATTTTCAGCGTAATTATTTATTAAAAGATATGTTTCAAGTGCATAGGGCACATATTACTATGTTAACTGAAGAAAAGTTAATGAAAAGAGAAGAAGCGAAAGTTATATTAACCGCACTTAAAAAAGTAGAGGGGATTCCAAAGGAGAAGTTGCTATATACAGAGCAACATGAAGATCTTTTTTTCTTAGTTGAACATTTGCTTTCTCAAGAAGCAAAGTGTGAATTTGTAAGTAATATGCATATCGGTAGAAGTAGAAATGATATGGGTGTAACGATGTATCGCATGAGTTTACGGCAATTTGTATTGCGGTTAATGGAACATCATTTATTGCTGCAAGAAAGTATGCTGGAGCTTGCCGGTGAACATATGGAAACAATTATGCCTGCGTATACACATACACAACCGGCGCAGCCGACGACATTTGGTCATTATGTTTTGGCCATTTACGATACGATGCAACGAGATTTAGAAAGAATGAAAAAAGCGTATCATCTTTTAAATCATTCTCCAATGGGGGCAGCTGCCCTTTCTACAACAAGCTTCCCAATTAAGAGAAAACGAGTGGCACAGTTACTTGGGTTTACAAATGTAATTGAGAACTCATATGATGCTGTTGCTGGAGCGGATTATTTATTAGAAGTTAGCTCGTTACTAATGGTTATTATGACGAATACGAGTAGATGGATTCATGATTTTTTACTATTAGCGACGAAAGAATATGATGGGATTACTGTAGCGAAGCCATATGTGCAAATAAGTAGTATTATGCCACAAAAACGAAATCCTGTTTCAATAGAACATGCCCGTGCTATTACGAGTAGTGCTTTAGGGGAAGCATTTACTGTATTTCAAATGATTCATAATACACCATTTGGCGATATTGTCGATACGGAGGATGACTTGCAGCCGTATTTATATAAAGGAATCGAAAAGGCGATTCGTGTTTTTTGTATTATGAACGCAGTTATTCGAACGATGAAAGTAGAAGAGGAAACGTTAAAAAGTCGTTCATATAAACACGCGATTACGATTACAGATTTCGCAGATGTTTTAACAAAAAACTATGAAATACCATTTCGGCATGCACATCATGCAGCAAGTGCGATTGCGAATATGTCATTGGAGCAGAAAAAGGAGTTACATGAATTAAATTTCAAAGACATAAATGTATACTTACAAGAAAATTTGAAAGTAAATTTATTAGAAGAAGAGTGGAAAGAAATTATATCACCAGAAGCTTTTATTCAAAAAAGAAATGTATATGGTGGACCGAGTAAAAAAGAGATGGAGCGTATGATTAATAAACGTAAAGAATCGTTTCGAAAAGAAGAAGAGCTATTTGAGAAGGAAAAGAAGAGAGTTTTGCATGCTGAAAATGATTTGAACACATTAGTTTCAAATATTATCGAATCGTAA
- a CDS encoding (S)-benzoin forming benzil reductase, producing the protein MRYVIITGTSQGLGEAIATQLLEENTTVISISRRENKELTKLAEQYNSNCIFHSVDLQDVHNLEIHFNDILSSIDEGTVSSIHLINNAGTVAPMKPIEKSESELLITNVQINLIAPMILTSTFMKHTKSWKIDKRVINISSGAGKNPYFGWGAYCTTKAGVNMFTQCVATEEAEKEFPVKIVAFAPGVVDTNMQAQIRETNKEDFTNLDRFIALKEEGKLLSPEYVSKAIRNLLETEEFPQGEVIRIDEK; encoded by the coding sequence ATGCGCTACGTTATCATAACAGGAACTTCACAAGGTTTAGGTGAGGCAATCGCCACACAATTATTAGAAGAAAATACAACCGTCATCTCTATTTCTAGAAGAGAAAATAAAGAGCTTACTAAACTCGCAGAACAATATAACAGCAATTGTATTTTCCATTCCGTAGACCTTCAAGATGTACATAATTTAGAAATTCATTTTAATGACATTCTTTCATCTATTGACGAAGGCACTGTCTCATCTATTCATTTAATTAATAATGCGGGCACAGTTGCACCAATGAAGCCCATTGAAAAGTCAGAAAGCGAACTATTGATTACGAACGTTCAAATTAATTTAATCGCACCTATGATTCTTACATCCACTTTCATGAAACATACGAAAAGCTGGAAAATAGATAAACGTGTTATAAACATTTCATCTGGTGCAGGAAAAAATCCTTACTTTGGCTGGGGTGCTTATTGTACAACGAAAGCTGGTGTAAATATGTTTACACAGTGCGTAGCTACTGAAGAAGCGGAAAAAGAATTCCCTGTAAAAATCGTCGCTTTTGCGCCAGGTGTTGTTGATACAAATATGCAAGCACAAATTCGTGAAACAAATAAAGAAGACTTCACAAATTTAGACCGTTTCATCGCACTAAAAGAAGAAGGAAAACTGCTGTCACCTGAATATGTTTCGAAAGCTATTCGTAACTTACTAGAAACTGAGGAATTTCCGCAAGGCGAGGTTATTCGAATTGATGAAAAGTAA
- a CDS encoding serine hydrolase: MKKTIVCAVIVGIFVLLISGNFLVKKVWSSNNDDAQYIASFIEEHKDEKNSALLIKRNDKVVYSVNPEVVLPVASTMKLIVALEFTKQVTEGKIDPSSFVSINDVNRYYVPNTDGGAQDRWQNYLQKKEKITEGAVSLEEVAKGMVKFSSNANTEYLMEVLGLDNINRNLQSLALPAHQPLFPIVSSLYIPGYLHKELHVPKYKIEKKLKEMSQEQYREYAMIIHERLKKKGPLLQKEIPLYLEERYDKIWSDRLPAASANDYMVLLQKANHQGGLTEAEEKVWANIVETDMSAKKYRKTFRHAGQKNGYTPWTVTKAVYAMDKRGNCTEIVFLANNLNEDDSAEIRKHLANLHFQVLQSDKYDATFIK; the protein is encoded by the coding sequence TTGAAAAAAACTATAGTATGCGCAGTGATTGTGGGTATTTTTGTTTTGCTGATATCGGGTAACTTTTTAGTGAAAAAAGTGTGGAGTTCAAATAATGATGATGCGCAGTACATAGCATCCTTTATTGAAGAACATAAAGATGAAAAAAATAGTGCGCTTTTAATAAAAAGAAATGATAAAGTCGTATATTCTGTTAATCCTGAAGTAGTCTTACCAGTCGCAAGTACGATGAAATTAATTGTGGCACTTGAATTTACGAAACAAGTTACAGAGGGGAAAATCGATCCGTCTAGTTTCGTTTCAATTAATGATGTGAATCGTTATTATGTGCCGAATACAGATGGTGGTGCACAAGATAGATGGCAAAATTATTTGCAAAAAAAAGAGAAGATAACTGAAGGAGCGGTTTCTTTAGAAGAAGTTGCAAAAGGAATGGTTAAGTTTAGTTCTAATGCAAATACTGAATATTTAATGGAGGTATTAGGATTAGACAATATTAATCGGAATTTACAAAGTTTAGCGCTTCCTGCACATCAACCGCTATTTCCGATTGTTTCATCTTTATACATTCCGGGATATTTGCATAAAGAATTACATGTTCCAAAATATAAAATAGAGAAAAAGTTAAAGGAAATGTCTCAAGAGCAATATCGTGAATATGCTATGATTATTCATGAACGCTTAAAAAAGAAGGGACCATTATTACAGAAGGAAATTCCTCTGTATTTAGAGGAACGATATGATAAAATTTGGTCGGATAGATTGCCGGCTGCGTCCGCTAACGATTATATGGTACTGCTTCAAAAGGCCAATCATCAAGGTGGTCTTACAGAAGCGGAAGAAAAAGTGTGGGCGAATATTGTTGAAACAGATATGAGTGCAAAGAAATATCGTAAAACATTCAGGCATGCCGGGCAAAAGAATGGTTATACACCATGGACGGTAACAAAAGCAGTTTATGCAATGGATAAACGCGGAAACTGTACAGAAATTGTTTTCTTGGCAAATAATTTAAATGAAGATGACAGTGCTGAAATACGTAAACATTTAGCAAATCTACACTTCCAAGTGTTGCAAAGTGATAAGTATGATGCGACTTTTATTAAATAA
- a CDS encoding GNAT family N-acetyltransferase — MIQLQVYENVIRFKEDVIPFLEKNEQENNLLLGVLQVAEEPMFMAAAKQGEEVTIVFLQTVEKQVIVATFEISEEAIVELAKQLTNVYPDIPGLIGNKKIVQKLAEEIAILEQKKTTLGMEQGVYKLKQVKKKWSGDGIFRAVNSDELPLIEQWIYQFCEDVRLPTTKEEAKQTAHTLITNSRLFGLEVDGRLVSVAAKTRPTKNNITVNFVYTPKEARKKGYASKCVAALSQRMLDEGYETTTLYTDLANPTSNKIYQEVGYEKIMDSVLIFIEK; from the coding sequence ATGATTCAATTACAAGTATATGAAAATGTTATTCGTTTTAAAGAGGATGTTATACCATTTTTAGAAAAGAATGAGCAGGAGAATAATTTGCTATTAGGTGTATTACAAGTTGCTGAAGAGCCGATGTTTATGGCGGCAGCGAAACAAGGGGAAGAAGTTACGATTGTATTTCTTCAAACAGTGGAGAAACAAGTTATTGTAGCTACATTTGAAATTTCAGAAGAGGCTATAGTGGAACTTGCAAAGCAATTAACGAATGTATATCCAGATATTCCTGGATTGATTGGTAATAAAAAAATCGTACAGAAATTAGCTGAAGAGATTGCGATATTAGAACAGAAAAAAACTACACTTGGAATGGAACAAGGTGTATATAAATTAAAACAAGTAAAGAAGAAGTGGAGCGGAGATGGAATTTTTCGAGCAGTAAATAGTGATGAGCTGCCATTAATAGAACAGTGGATATATCAATTTTGCGAAGATGTGAGGCTTCCTACTACGAAAGAAGAAGCAAAACAAACCGCACATACATTAATCACTAATAGTCGTCTATTTGGTTTGGAAGTGGACGGAAGGTTAGTTTCCGTAGCTGCAAAAACACGACCAACTAAAAATAATATAACAGTTAATTTTGTATATACGCCGAAAGAAGCAAGGAAAAAAGGATATGCATCCAAATGCGTAGCCGCACTTAGTCAACGTATGTTAGATGAAGGTTACGAAACGACTACACTGTATACTGATTTAGCGAATCCGACATCTAATAAAATATATCAAGAAGTTGGTTATGAGAAGATTATGGATTCTGTGCTTATATTTATTGAAAAGTAA